From one Zhongshania sp. R06B22 genomic stretch:
- a CDS encoding 3-hydroxyacyl-CoA dehydrogenase NAD-binding domain-containing protein, giving the protein MSGTFNYQKDSNNIVTVTMDMNGPVNAMNDEYIVLMTETIERLEAERDAIAGVILTSAKSSFFAGGDIKNMLKAVPGVDEPALFTQTESIKSLLRRLEKLGKPVVAAINGAALGGGYEICLACHYRVALNAPAVAIGLPEVSLGLLPGGGGIVRLVSKMGVEKAIMPLLEGTRFNAEKAAAFGLVEELASDTADMMAKATSWILANPEAINPWDVKGFKIPGGDLRKPNIAQMIQGAVPMLAQKTKGLMPAPEKILDVIANTLRVDFDTALRIESRALTSLVTSPQAKNMMTFFLQMNQVNGGGSRPKDIAKTKVKKVGILGAGMMGQGIAYVSARAGMDVVLKDISQDAADKGKAYSDKILTKAISRGRMTEEKKADILGRITATVDAKALQGCDLIIEAVFENVDLKHDMTRELEPLLADGGVWGSNTSTLPITLLAEASVKPENFIGVHFFSPVDKMPLVEIIVGDQTSTETLAKAFDYALQIKKTPIVVNDSRGFFTSRVFGTFVDEGAMLIEEGVEPVLIESLAKLVGMPVGPLAVHDEVSQQLTKKVVATNRDLNERLGDNMSVDTASARMSNVFVDEYKRNGKAYEGGYYDYAADGSKTIWPTIRERFVKADVAVPNQDIKERILFRQVVESVRCLEEGVLKSVADGNIGSIMGIGFPPYTGGVFQYINTYGVQKFADRAAELSALYGERFNPPALLLKKAADGELFA; this is encoded by the coding sequence ATGAGCGGAACATTTAATTATCAAAAAGACAGCAATAATATTGTCACGGTGACCATGGACATGAACGGTCCGGTCAACGCCATGAACGACGAATACATCGTCTTGATGACCGAGACTATTGAGCGCTTGGAAGCCGAGCGTGATGCCATCGCCGGTGTGATTTTAACCTCAGCAAAAAGCTCATTTTTTGCCGGTGGTGACATCAAAAATATGCTTAAAGCGGTTCCCGGTGTTGATGAGCCGGCCCTGTTTACGCAAACAGAGTCTATTAAGAGTTTGTTGCGGCGTTTAGAGAAACTTGGCAAACCGGTTGTCGCTGCCATTAATGGCGCAGCGCTGGGTGGTGGTTATGAAATTTGCTTGGCCTGTCATTATCGGGTGGCGCTGAATGCACCCGCTGTGGCTATTGGCTTGCCAGAAGTGAGCTTGGGATTACTGCCTGGCGGTGGTGGTATTGTGCGGTTGGTTAGCAAAATGGGTGTTGAAAAAGCCATTATGCCATTGCTTGAAGGTACCCGTTTTAATGCCGAGAAAGCCGCTGCTTTCGGTTTGGTTGAAGAGTTAGCTAGTGACACCGCTGACATGATGGCCAAAGCCACAAGCTGGATATTGGCAAACCCTGAAGCGATCAACCCCTGGGATGTGAAGGGTTTTAAAATTCCGGGTGGCGATTTGCGCAAGCCAAATATCGCCCAGATGATTCAGGGTGCGGTGCCCATGTTGGCCCAGAAAACCAAAGGTTTGATGCCGGCGCCTGAGAAAATATTGGATGTTATTGCCAATACCCTGCGGGTAGATTTCGATACCGCCTTGCGCATCGAAAGCCGCGCGCTGACTAGCTTGGTTACCAGTCCACAAGCTAAAAACATGATGACCTTTTTTCTGCAAATGAATCAGGTGAATGGTGGTGGCAGCCGTCCTAAAGACATTGCGAAAACCAAAGTTAAGAAAGTCGGTATCTTAGGTGCAGGCATGATGGGCCAGGGCATTGCCTATGTTTCTGCGCGGGCAGGCATGGATGTGGTGCTCAAGGATATTAGCCAAGACGCCGCAGATAAGGGCAAAGCTTATAGCGATAAGATACTCACTAAAGCGATTAGCCGCGGTCGTATGACCGAAGAAAAGAAAGCTGACATTCTTGGTCGAATTACCGCGACAGTTGATGCCAAGGCCCTGCAGGGTTGCGATTTAATAATTGAAGCGGTGTTTGAAAATGTCGATCTTAAACACGATATGACCCGCGAGCTGGAGCCGCTATTGGCCGACGGCGGAGTGTGGGGTTCCAACACTTCAACACTACCGATTACCTTGTTGGCGGAAGCCTCAGTTAAGCCTGAAAACTTCATTGGTGTTCACTTCTTTTCACCGGTAGACAAAATGCCGCTGGTGGAAATTATCGTTGGCGATCAAACCTCGACAGAGACCTTGGCCAAGGCTTTTGACTACGCCCTGCAAATCAAGAAAACCCCGATTGTGGTTAATGACTCTCGCGGATTCTTCACCTCGCGGGTATTTGGCACCTTTGTTGATGAAGGCGCGATGCTCATCGAAGAGGGCGTTGAACCAGTGCTGATCGAAAGCCTTGCAAAATTAGTGGGTATGCCGGTTGGGCCGCTAGCGGTGCACGACGAAGTCAGTCAGCAGCTAACCAAGAAAGTGGTGGCAACCAACCGCGATCTCAACGAGCGTCTTGGCGACAATATGAGCGTTGATACGGCATCGGCGCGTATGTCCAATGTGTTTGTCGACGAGTATAAGCGCAATGGTAAGGCCTACGAAGGTGGATACTATGATTACGCCGCCGATGGCAGTAAGACAATTTGGCCAACGATTCGCGAGCGTTTTGTTAAAGCGGATGTCGCTGTCCCCAATCAAGATATTAAAGAGCGTATTTTATTTAGACAAGTTGTTGAATCAGTTCGCTGCTTGGAAGAGGGCGTATTGAAATCAGTGGCTGACGGCAATATTGGCTCCATTATGGGTATTGGATTTCCCCCTTACACCGGCGGCGTATTCCAATACATAAACACCTATGGCGTGCAGAAATTTGCCGATCGTGCTGCAGAGTTAAGTGCTCTATATGGCGAGCGTTTTAACCCACCTGCATTGCTACTGAAGAAAGCCGCCGATGGCGAGTTGTTCGCTTAA
- a CDS encoding acetyl-CoA C-acetyltransferase yields MANTAYIYDAVRTPRGKGKKDGSLYEVKPVDLLAGLLNGLRDRHNLDTSKVDDVIMGCVTPIGEQGSCVAKTALMKAGWDEAVAGFQLDRFCASGLEAVNLAAQKVASGWEDLVVAGGVECMSRVPMGSNGGAWGEDPQTAFDTAFVPQGVGADLIATLADFSREDVDSFAVRSQQKAAAARAAGYFDKSVMAVKDENGVTILERDEFIKPETSLEGLARLKASFEFHGSLGYDDIALSKYPQVVKINHIHTPGNSSGIVDGAAAVLIGSEKIGAELGLTARGRIVATAVTSTEPTIMLTGPAPATWKVLKKAGMSIDDIDLFEVNEAFASVVMRFQKETGVPDEKINVNGGAIAMGHPLGATGAMLVGTCLDELERRNKRFGLITLCVGGGMGIATIIERI; encoded by the coding sequence ATGGCTAATACAGCTTACATCTACGACGCAGTTCGCACGCCACGTGGCAAAGGTAAAAAAGACGGCTCGCTTTATGAAGTGAAACCGGTTGATCTACTCGCTGGCTTATTGAATGGCCTGCGCGATAGACACAATCTTGATACTAGCAAGGTCGACGACGTCATTATGGGTTGTGTTACGCCTATCGGTGAACAGGGTTCTTGCGTTGCTAAGACCGCTTTGATGAAGGCCGGTTGGGACGAAGCTGTCGCCGGTTTTCAGTTAGACCGTTTTTGCGCCTCAGGTCTGGAAGCGGTAAACCTTGCTGCGCAGAAAGTGGCGTCGGGTTGGGAAGATCTGGTTGTTGCTGGTGGCGTTGAATGTATGTCACGTGTGCCCATGGGCAGCAATGGCGGCGCCTGGGGCGAAGATCCCCAAACTGCCTTCGACACTGCTTTTGTACCGCAAGGTGTAGGTGCGGATTTAATTGCGACCTTGGCTGACTTTAGTCGCGAAGATGTAGACAGCTTTGCCGTGCGTTCGCAGCAGAAAGCGGCAGCAGCAAGAGCGGCTGGTTATTTTGATAAGTCTGTCATGGCTGTTAAGGATGAAAACGGCGTGACCATCCTTGAGCGTGATGAATTTATAAAGCCCGAGACCTCGCTAGAGGGCTTGGCGCGTTTGAAAGCGTCTTTTGAGTTTCATGGCTCCCTAGGCTATGACGATATCGCCCTGAGCAAATATCCTCAGGTAGTTAAAATTAATCACATCCACACCCCAGGCAATTCATCCGGCATCGTCGACGGCGCTGCAGCAGTTTTGATTGGCAGTGAGAAAATCGGCGCCGAGCTAGGTTTAACCGCTCGTGGTCGTATTGTTGCCACTGCAGTGACCAGCACCGAGCCGACTATCATGTTAACCGGTCCAGCGCCGGCGACTTGGAAGGTATTGAAAAAGGCCGGTATGTCTATCGACGACATTGATCTTTTTGAGGTTAACGAAGCCTTTGCATCCGTGGTTATGCGTTTCCAAAAAGAAACCGGTGTTCCCGACGAAAAAATTAACGTCAACGGCGGCGCCATTGCCATGGGTCACCCGCTTGGCGCCACCGGCGCTATGCTGGTTGGCACCTGCTTAGATGAACTTGAGCGTCGCAATAAGCGCTTTGGTTTGATCACGCTATGTGTGGGCGGCGGTATGGGTATCGCAACTATTATCGAGCGTATATGA
- a CDS encoding AraC family transcriptional regulator yields MENRTISIAFVRNMVSGCGLPKSDCEALLKRAGIDPQTVTSSRARVTPTQLSLLNKWITDATGDEAMGHYQRPQKHGTLHALAHYLQTSTDFKQAIERNVSFYNLFDFGFSLALVRNGEYISYRLQADLGVTLTDWVYEQHLMINYRFLCWLTGSSIPLHRVNLNYPAPSHSGEYHYLFFSDTRFGQDHSEIVFHRQYFALPVIRSSAELDDYLSRIPTEFLHTPKHGSSYTEQIRRIINKTLPEIPSYEEMAISLGLTPQTLRRRLRQEGCDYRLIKNELIRDTAIGYLLHDNREIKTISYELGFSEPSAFIRSFKKWTGLTPHQYRDKHTLGNIRPN; encoded by the coding sequence ATGGAAAACAGAACCATCTCCATCGCCTTTGTGCGCAATATGGTATCTGGCTGCGGCCTACCAAAATCCGACTGCGAGGCATTACTTAAGCGCGCGGGTATCGACCCACAAACCGTGACTAGCTCCCGCGCAAGGGTCACCCCAACCCAGCTATCCCTGTTAAATAAATGGATTACCGATGCCACCGGAGACGAGGCTATGGGGCATTATCAACGCCCCCAAAAGCACGGCACACTTCACGCCCTAGCTCATTACCTGCAAACCTCAACTGACTTCAAACAAGCGATAGAGCGCAATGTCAGCTTTTACAATTTATTTGATTTTGGCTTTAGCCTAGCACTGGTCCGCAATGGCGAATACATTAGCTATCGGCTACAAGCGGATCTAGGCGTCACCTTAACGGACTGGGTTTATGAGCAGCACCTAATGATAAACTACCGTTTTTTGTGCTGGCTAACGGGCAGCTCCATCCCCCTACATCGTGTTAATTTAAACTACCCCGCCCCCTCCCACAGTGGCGAATACCACTACTTATTCTTTAGTGACACCCGCTTTGGCCAAGACCACAGCGAAATTGTATTTCACCGCCAATACTTTGCTCTGCCAGTCATACGCTCTAGCGCTGAGCTTGACGACTACCTATCACGTATTCCAACTGAGTTTCTTCACACACCAAAGCATGGCAGCAGTTATACCGAGCAGATCAGACGCATTATCAACAAAACCCTGCCGGAGATTCCGAGCTATGAAGAGATGGCGATATCATTAGGACTGACGCCACAGACCCTTCGCCGCCGCCTGCGGCAGGAGGGCTGCGACTATCGTTTAATCAAAAATGAGCTAATTCGAGACACTGCAATTGGCTATTTGTTACACGACAACAGAGAGATCAAAACCATTTCTTATGAACTGGGCTTCTCGGAACCCAGCGCATTTATACGGTCTTTTAAAAAATGGACCGGCTTAACACCGCACCAGTATCGCGACAAACACACCTTGGGCAATATCCGGCCAAACTAA
- a CDS encoding alpha/beta hydrolase family protein, whose protein sequence is MRFSLLIIVCIAMLSNLYAAEDRPVPPPLAAYGKLPSIEDMVISPSGLLLATVTTIGEQRGLLIGRLGGEILHRYALGELKIRWLQWAGEDHLIVNVRSTQNLGLYYGGKYELGNLMIVNVKTGETDWPLHNSKKVFNSSFHTYRPIKAAGRWHQCLGTLPMNSSIRSGDAWISDFELDLTCIDLEKGKRRVIARGRKDGAGWVIAPELKVLAYETYDDVDAKWKLIGYESRSTLVKTKDKFGLNNLVGVGRTPGTVAYYQHDRDGVSHLMEIAVDGQTQAVELYADTNINRVYFDAETGLLAGVLKEADIPELEMLDPNREAIVRGARKAFPESNVHFRSASADWQQLIVYTTGAGDSGTWWLVDISKGDAKPIGYDRREIQSKHVGLARMWQYKAQDGLAIPAIVTTPPGAAAEKMPLVVLPHGGPQSRDYLGFDWLAQAFASRGYVVLQPNFRGSGNYSVAFRNAGFGQWGRKMQTDLSDGVKALANTGLIDPSRVCIVGASYGGYAALAGVTIQNGIYRCAVSIAGLSDLPAWLRSVVHDRRRDDERYVEEYLGVDSSRADELEAISPAYLAARADSPILLIHGEDDTRVPIYQSKKMYSRLKKKKKVVEFVELEGEDHFLSRSENRLKTLESAVKFVMEHNPPGVLAGELEQQ, encoded by the coding sequence ATGCGATTTTCGTTATTAATCATTGTTTGTATTGCAATGCTTTCAAACCTTTACGCGGCTGAAGACCGGCCTGTACCCCCTCCATTAGCAGCATATGGGAAGCTTCCTAGTATAGAGGACATGGTTATCTCGCCCTCGGGTCTATTACTGGCGACCGTAACAACGATTGGTGAACAGCGAGGTTTGCTTATTGGTCGGCTGGGTGGCGAGATTTTACACCGTTATGCCCTGGGTGAACTAAAGATAAGATGGCTCCAGTGGGCCGGTGAAGATCATCTTATTGTCAACGTAAGGTCTACCCAGAATCTCGGGCTCTATTACGGCGGAAAATACGAGCTTGGCAATCTGATGATTGTTAATGTCAAAACAGGTGAAACTGACTGGCCTCTCCACAATTCCAAGAAAGTTTTCAATTCGAGTTTTCATACTTATCGTCCGATTAAGGCTGCGGGTCGCTGGCACCAGTGCCTTGGTACATTACCCATGAATTCAAGTATCCGTAGTGGCGATGCTTGGATCTCCGATTTTGAGTTGGATCTCACCTGTATTGATCTCGAAAAAGGCAAGCGTCGAGTGATCGCCAGAGGGCGCAAAGATGGAGCGGGCTGGGTGATTGCGCCGGAACTGAAGGTTCTTGCCTATGAAACCTACGATGATGTTGACGCTAAATGGAAGCTTATCGGCTACGAAAGCCGCTCAACGCTGGTTAAAACAAAAGATAAATTTGGGCTTAATAATCTGGTCGGGGTTGGACGAACGCCCGGCACAGTCGCGTATTACCAGCACGACCGGGATGGCGTTTCCCATCTGATGGAAATTGCCGTAGATGGTCAAACACAGGCAGTTGAGCTTTACGCAGACACCAATATTAACCGTGTGTATTTCGATGCAGAAACAGGGCTGCTTGCTGGCGTGCTAAAAGAGGCGGATATCCCCGAGCTGGAAATGCTTGACCCGAACAGAGAGGCGATAGTGCGCGGAGCCAGAAAAGCATTTCCTGAGAGCAATGTTCATTTCAGATCCGCAAGTGCTGATTGGCAGCAGTTGATTGTGTACACCACAGGCGCAGGCGATTCTGGTACATGGTGGCTTGTGGATATAAGTAAAGGTGATGCAAAGCCAATTGGTTACGATCGAAGAGAGATCCAAAGCAAACACGTCGGCTTGGCTCGAATGTGGCAGTATAAGGCCCAAGATGGCTTAGCGATTCCTGCGATAGTGACAACGCCTCCGGGAGCCGCTGCTGAGAAAATGCCCCTAGTTGTTCTTCCGCACGGGGGGCCTCAAAGCCGCGATTACTTAGGGTTTGATTGGCTAGCTCAGGCTTTTGCTAGTCGGGGCTATGTTGTTTTGCAACCAAATTTTCGGGGTTCGGGTAATTATAGTGTCGCCTTTCGTAATGCAGGCTTTGGTCAGTGGGGGCGCAAAATGCAAACGGATCTCTCAGATGGTGTGAAAGCGTTAGCTAATACAGGACTTATTGATCCCTCTCGCGTGTGTATTGTGGGGGCAAGTTATGGCGGTTATGCGGCATTGGCTGGAGTGACAATTCAGAACGGAATATATCGCTGCGCGGTCTCTATCGCCGGGTTGAGTGATTTACCGGCTTGGTTGCGTTCCGTAGTTCACGATAGGAGGCGGGATGACGAGCGCTACGTTGAGGAATATTTAGGAGTTGATAGTTCTCGTGCCGATGAATTGGAGGCTATTTCTCCTGCTTATCTTGCGGCTCGCGCTGATTCGCCAATTTTATTGATTCACGGTGAAGACGATACAAGGGTTCCTATTTACCAGAGCAAAAAAATGTATAGCCGACTGAAAAAGAAAAAGAAGGTTGTCGAGTTTGTCGAGCTAGAGGGGGAAGACCATTTTCTCAGTAGATCCGAAAATCGTCTAAAAACGCTAGAATCCGCAGTCAAATTTGTTATGGAACACAACCCTCCAGGAGTATTGGCGGGGGAGCTGGAACAACAATAA
- a CDS encoding GNAT family N-acetyltransferase — MRAIRLAALSDSPDAFGARYEDEAQKPVSEFEQTAIEHAESESSTTFLAKESGAAIGQIGAFFQKPTGRAFICAMWVSPEVRRKEVGSRLVNMAHHWLQDRGADEIYAWVTDTNIAAQHFYSRLGFSPSGTNAPLPSNPRVMETLYVYSS; from the coding sequence TTGCGAGCTATACGACTGGCTGCTCTTTCAGATTCCCCGGATGCATTCGGTGCGCGATATGAAGATGAAGCGCAAAAGCCAGTATCTGAGTTTGAGCAAACTGCTATTGAGCACGCTGAATCAGAATCATCAACCACATTTCTTGCAAAGGAATCAGGTGCTGCAATTGGTCAAATTGGCGCCTTCTTTCAAAAGCCCACTGGCCGTGCTTTTATATGCGCTATGTGGGTATCTCCGGAAGTCAGGCGTAAAGAAGTAGGTAGTCGCCTGGTTAATATGGCACATCACTGGTTGCAAGACCGAGGGGCTGACGAAATATATGCATGGGTTACCGACACTAATATAGCGGCTCAGCACTTCTATAGTAGGTTGGGATTTTCGCCTTCAGGTACTAACGCACCGCTACCTTCGAACCCACGCGTCATGGAGACACTTTATGTGTACAGCAGTTAA
- a CDS encoding DUF6285 domain-containing protein, which produces MPINQPKVSQLCEALREFLEQEVTPAVDDSGLKYKLKIAMNVLGIISRESELGDQFQRLERAELGEYLGADGGNDELNQNLLKHIQSADLSASEDKLLAALEQITVAKMAIDNPRYASYLKHL; this is translated from the coding sequence ATGCCCATAAATCAGCCCAAGGTCAGTCAGTTATGCGAGGCGCTGCGAGAGTTTTTAGAGCAGGAGGTGACGCCCGCCGTTGATGATAGCGGGCTTAAATACAAATTGAAAATTGCCATGAATGTACTGGGTATTATCTCCCGCGAGTCTGAATTGGGTGACCAGTTTCAGCGTTTGGAGCGTGCTGAACTGGGCGAATATTTGGGGGCTGACGGCGGCAATGATGAGCTGAATCAAAACTTGCTTAAGCATATTCAAAGCGCAGACCTGAGTGCCAGTGAAGATAAGCTACTTGCTGCCTTGGAGCAGATTACGGTCGCTAAAATGGCGATCGATAACCCGCGCTACGCGAGCTATCTCAAGCATCTATAA
- a CDS encoding phosphotransferase family protein, whose product MSEFADIDAEANLAQNLAGPLEKLLTRQWQEPVAISGLRRLTGGAAAQTWFFNASSARGLQALIFRRGHDASQFGGALTKSDEAMVISAAVAAGVAAPEVIAQLCPEDGLGEGFIMRHIEGETLPQKILKDPRYGPAREQMAGQCGDILAAIHAVALSSLGGLKRALAVDQIAFYRQAYDGYRQSLPVFEYAFRWLAEHIPNCAEETLVHGDFRNGNLMVGEDGIRAVLDWELSHIGDPMEDLGWLCVNSWRFGRIDKPVGGFGDRESLYQAYTQASGRQVNNDAVKFWELFGVLKWGVICLYQCDMHLSGRERSLERVAIGRRVSECELDILDLLRGK is encoded by the coding sequence GTGAGTGAGTTTGCTGATATTGACGCTGAAGCTAACTTGGCTCAGAACTTAGCCGGGCCGCTGGAAAAGCTGCTTACTCGGCAATGGCAAGAGCCGGTAGCGATTAGCGGATTGCGTCGGCTCACCGGCGGCGCCGCTGCGCAAACCTGGTTCTTCAATGCATCGAGTGCGCGGGGCCTGCAGGCACTGATATTCCGGCGTGGTCACGATGCCAGTCAGTTCGGTGGCGCGCTAACTAAATCAGACGAGGCTATGGTGATTAGTGCGGCGGTTGCCGCCGGGGTAGCTGCACCCGAAGTGATAGCGCAATTGTGCCCCGAGGATGGTTTGGGCGAAGGCTTCATTATGCGCCATATTGAGGGTGAAACCCTGCCGCAAAAAATCTTAAAAGATCCGCGTTATGGGCCAGCCAGAGAGCAGATGGCCGGCCAGTGTGGTGACATTCTGGCGGCCATTCACGCCGTAGCATTAAGCAGTTTAGGCGGTTTAAAACGTGCCTTGGCTGTCGATCAAATTGCCTTTTATCGACAGGCCTATGACGGCTACCGGCAAAGTTTACCCGTGTTTGAGTATGCCTTTCGCTGGCTTGCTGAACATATTCCAAACTGTGCGGAAGAAACCTTGGTGCATGGTGACTTCCGCAATGGCAATTTAATGGTGGGTGAAGACGGCATTCGCGCCGTACTCGATTGGGAACTCTCGCATATTGGCGATCCCATGGAGGATCTTGGCTGGCTCTGCGTGAATTCATGGCGCTTCGGCCGCATCGACAAACCCGTCGGTGGCTTTGGTGACCGCGAGAGTTTGTACCAAGCCTATACGCAGGCAAGCGGTCGTCAGGTTAATAATGACGCGGTTAAATTTTGGGAGCTGTTCGGCGTACTGAAATGGGGGGTGATCTGCTTGTATCAATGTGATATGCATTTGAGCGGCCGAGAGCGATCCCTGGAACGTGTGGCTATTGGTCGCCGTGTTTCAGAGTGCGAATTAGATATTCTCGATTTACTGAGAGGTAAATAG
- a CDS encoding acyl-CoA dehydrogenase family protein yields MSAAATWVEVRQQVLEFLEQRIYPAESVLQGADKAASERKLTELVKEAKAAGLWALGHPKDIGGQGMPFLDYVYINEVIGRSEYAQRVFGTYSLQDSIMLKQYASPQQQEQYLRPLVAGEICPSFAMTEPALSSSDPTQLQTSAVLEDGVWRINGHKWFTTGADIAAYTTIMCRTEPDASDHKAFSMILVPTDAAGYEIVRDTPLLGLNSGHFEVKYHDIRVPEHHLLGGRGEGFVIAQRRLGPGRIFHCMRWLGQAQRAFDLMCERLHNRSAFGSSLADKQLMQQHVFDSLAEIQACRQLTLHAARCIDSGDAARVEIGAIKVVGARMLHNVVDRAIQVYGAAGLTDDTPLSRMYRHAREARIYDGPDEVHIQSVARQVLKRYREGGQGWDFGTRDAEWAGNA; encoded by the coding sequence GTGAGTGCAGCGGCAACGTGGGTAGAAGTTCGTCAACAGGTCTTGGAGTTCTTGGAACAGCGTATCTACCCCGCAGAGTCCGTGCTGCAAGGGGCCGACAAAGCGGCGTCTGAGCGCAAGCTTACCGAGTTGGTGAAAGAGGCAAAAGCGGCAGGTTTGTGGGCCTTGGGTCATCCCAAAGATATTGGCGGTCAGGGCATGCCGTTTCTTGACTATGTGTATATTAATGAAGTGATAGGTCGCTCTGAGTATGCCCAGCGCGTGTTTGGCACCTACTCTTTGCAAGACTCCATTATGCTCAAGCAATACGCCTCACCGCAGCAGCAAGAGCAATATTTGCGGCCCTTGGTGGCCGGCGAGATTTGTCCGAGTTTTGCGATGACTGAGCCGGCCCTGTCGAGCTCTGACCCCACTCAATTACAAACTAGCGCGGTACTCGAAGACGGTGTTTGGCGCATTAATGGCCACAAGTGGTTTACCACTGGCGCCGATATTGCCGCTTATACCACCATTATGTGCCGCACCGAGCCCGACGCCTCGGATCACAAAGCCTTCAGTATGATTCTTGTTCCCACCGATGCAGCGGGTTATGAGATTGTTCGAGATACGCCGCTATTGGGCCTTAATAGTGGCCATTTTGAGGTCAAATACCACGACATCCGAGTGCCAGAGCATCACCTATTGGGTGGTCGTGGCGAAGGCTTTGTGATTGCCCAGCGGCGCTTGGGACCCGGTCGTATCTTTCACTGCATGCGCTGGCTAGGCCAGGCCCAACGGGCCTTCGATTTAATGTGTGAGCGGCTCCATAATCGCAGTGCATTTGGTTCTAGTCTGGCTGATAAGCAGCTTATGCAGCAGCATGTTTTCGACAGTCTGGCCGAAATTCAGGCCTGCAGGCAACTCACCCTGCATGCGGCGCGCTGCATAGACAGTGGCGACGCAGCGCGGGTCGAAATTGGAGCGATTAAGGTTGTTGGTGCGCGCATGCTCCACAATGTTGTTGACCGAGCGATTCAGGTTTATGGTGCCGCGGGTCTCACCGATGACACGCCGCTGAGTCGCATGTACCGACACGCGCGGGAGGCGAGAATTTACGACGGCCCGGATGAGGTGCATATCCAATCGGTGGCGCGGCAGGTCTTAAAGCGCTATCGCGAGGGTGGCCAAGGTTGGGACTTCGGTACTCGCGATGCGGAATGGGCGGGTAACGCGTGA
- a CDS encoding VOC family protein, which translates to MTSSLKALNNIHHAAYRCRDAEQTRWFYEDILGLKLAAAFEEDIDFGENLGRNRNFLHIFFEMGDGSYLAFFDEPGISKEENFARKDSFDMHLALEADSMEDLLAWHKHINEAGKTCLGPVDHGFVHSVYMYDPNGIQVEITCRANDPSIMQQHTDDARSSLSAWTQKTRPLKEDTFGAAKIDKRGR; encoded by the coding sequence ATGACGTCATCACTCAAGGCTTTAAACAACATCCACCATGCGGCATACCGCTGCCGCGATGCTGAGCAAACACGCTGGTTTTACGAGGATATCTTGGGGCTAAAACTGGCCGCAGCTTTTGAAGAAGATATTGATTTTGGTGAAAATCTTGGCCGCAATCGCAATTTTTTGCACATCTTCTTTGAAATGGGTGACGGCAGCTACCTCGCCTTTTTTGATGAACCCGGTATATCCAAAGAAGAAAATTTCGCCCGCAAAGACAGCTTCGACATGCATCTGGCACTAGAGGCCGACAGCATGGAAGACCTACTTGCCTGGCATAAACACATTAACGAAGCTGGCAAAACCTGTCTTGGTCCCGTTGATCACGGCTTTGTACATTCGGTATATATGTATGACCCCAACGGCATACAGGTAGAAATCACCTGCCGAGCGAACGACCCATCAATTATGCAACAGCACACCGACGACGCTCGCAGCTCTTTAAGCGCGTGGACACAGAAAACTCGCCCGCTGAAAGAAGATACTTTCGGCGCTGCAAAGATTGATAAGCGAGGACGTTAA
- a CDS encoding YoaK family protein codes for MISKLPRWVEYGSFILALVAGFVNAVGLLGFKHQSISHLSGTATLLGTGIVNTDFADFFHLIAVLFSFLIGAAISGYFLRGGALKLGRNYSSLLTLEAIFLFCSVYFLTRDSYLGHYLASAACGLQNALATTYSGAVLRTTHVTGIFTDLGIMLGEKFRGGSFDKRKALLFLIIITGFISGGAFGAYIFSMLGFNALFIPAGICIALALSYSAYAANSRRRQ; via the coding sequence GTGATTTCAAAATTACCTCGCTGGGTAGAATACGGCTCATTTATTCTCGCCCTAGTGGCCGGATTTGTGAACGCAGTCGGTCTATTAGGCTTTAAGCACCAATCCATTTCCCACCTCTCCGGAACCGCCACCCTATTGGGCACGGGCATTGTTAATACCGACTTTGCTGATTTTTTTCATTTGATTGCGGTTTTGTTTAGCTTTCTTATTGGCGCGGCAATATCAGGTTATTTCTTGCGTGGCGGGGCATTAAAGTTAGGACGCAATTACAGCAGTTTACTGACCTTAGAGGCGATATTTCTTTTTTGCTCGGTTTATTTTTTAACGAGAGATTCTTATCTCGGCCATTATTTGGCGTCTGCGGCCTGTGGTTTACAGAATGCCCTTGCGACCACTTATAGTGGAGCGGTTCTGCGCACCACCCATGTCACCGGTATATTCACCGACTTAGGTATTATGCTGGGTGAAAAGTTTAGGGGCGGGTCTTTCGATAAAAGAAAGGCATTGTTGTTTCTAATTATCATCACGGGCTTTATTTCTGGTGGGGCTTTTGGGGCCTATATTTTCAGTATGCTTGGATTCAATGCTCTATTTATTCCTGCGGGTATCTGCATAGCGTTGGCGCTGTCTTACTCGGCGTATGCGGCGAATAGCCGCCGCCGGCAATAA